One part of the Rutidosis leptorrhynchoides isolate AG116_Rl617_1_P2 chromosome 1, CSIRO_AGI_Rlap_v1, whole genome shotgun sequence genome encodes these proteins:
- the LOC139840035 gene encoding glutathione S-transferase DHAR2-like, with amino-acid sequence MEVAKGLHTVLKGWLQRILVQKEEDNDIRNLCTEIFVTHILTEFLKTIVRDCMVSYNNHLINTHLINLETKPEWFVEVSPEGKVPVIKIDEKWISDSDVIVGLIEDKYHEPSLSTPPELTSVGSKIFPKFVAFLKSKDENHGTEQALLDELKVLDEHLKSNGPYINGDKIMAVDLGLAPKLYHFKVALGHFKKLTVPESLAHVHNYMKR; translated from the exons ATGGAAGTTGCAAAAGGTTTGCATACTGTTTTAAAAGGATGGTTGCAGCGCATACTGGTTCAAAAGGAAGAGGATAATGACATT AGGAATTTGTGTACTGAGATTTTTGTGACTCATATCTTAACTGAATTTTTAAAGACAATTGTTAGAGATTGCATGG TGTCTTACAATAATCATCTTATTAATACTCATCTTATTAATCTTGAGACCAAACCTGAATG GTTTGTTGAAGTGAGCCCAGAAGGGAAAGTTCCTGTAATAAAGATTGATGAGAAATGGATATCTGATTCTGATGTAATTGTGGGTCTTATTGAAGACAAGTATCATGAACCTTCTCTTTCAACTCCTCCTGAGCTTACTTCTGT GGGGTCGAAGATTTTCCCCAAGTTTGTGGCATTTTTAAAAAGCAAAGATGAGAACCATGGGACGGAACAAGCTTTGCTTGATGAGTTGAAGGTGTTGGATGAACATCTCAAGAGTAAC GGGCCTTATATTAATGGAGATAAAATTATGGCAGTTGATTTAGGTTTGGCACCAAAGCTCTATCACTTTAAGGTGGCTCTTGGTCATTTTAAGAAATTAACTGTTCCTGAAAGTTTGGCTCATGTGCATAACTACATGAAG CGTTAA
- the LOC139840045 gene encoding uncharacterized protein, with protein sequence MTFFANVSNHYKEHIVNLMPFEEDSVPIKYLGVPLIASRLFYNDFKILVDPVKSRINSWKNKFLPFAGRVQLISYVLSSMQIYWRSVFLLPSAIIKEIEDLMRELLWCQGSMKKAHIRSILSHKKSLWVRWIHSYWLKNHNFWDASVPTNVSWGWCKLVSMREVLRGHFAHDIGSGINTLAWFDEWAEVGPHINIALRRDIIQARLQLFISTADLIHQDSVKWKDLNDVKCEFSIKQGWEYLRPHNNRVPRYSVVWSSLLCSTVPYTHDHLFFSCPFAVQVWSLVLKHIDFPITTHAWKDFTLLRAPFAKRNVSRIVIIKLPFAAEVYFIWQERNQRLFKKDNRSSVQAYDSFYSTVQLKLKSFRWKSTASALD encoded by the exons ATGACTTTTTTTGCTAATGTTTCCAATCACTATAAGGAGCATATTGTAAATCTTATGCCGTTCGAGGAAGACTCTGTTCCCATTAAATATTTGGGAGTGCCATTAATTGCATCAAGACTATTTTACAATGATTTTAAAATTCTTGTTGATCCTGTCAAGAGTCGAATAAATAGCTGGAAAAATAAGTTTCTACCTTTTGCAGGTCGGGTACAACTTATAAGTTATGTTCTTTCTTCCATGCAAATATACTGGCGATCAGTGTTCTTGCTTCCAAGTGCTATCATCAAAGAAATTGAAGATTTGATGAGAGAACTTCTATGGTGTCAGGGAAGTATGAAGAAAG CTCATATTAGGAGTATTTTATCTCATAAAAAGTCTCTTTGGGTAAGGTGGATTCATTCCTATTGGTTAAAAAATCATAATTTTTGGGATGCCTCTGTTCCTACGAATGTGAGTTGGGGTTGGTGTAAACTTGTAAGTATGCGTGAAGTGTTACGTGGTCATTTTGCTCATGATATTGGTAGTGGTATTAACACTTTAGCTTGGTTTGATGAATGGGCTGAAGTAGGACCTCATATTAATATTGCTCTTCGTCGTGATATTATCCAGGCTAGGCTGCAGCTTTTCATTTCTACTGCTGATCTCATTCACCAGG ATAGTGTGAAATGGAAAGATCTAAATGATGTTAAATGTGAATTCTCTATAAAGCAGGGTTGGGAGTACTTACGGCCACATAATAATCGGGTCCCAAGGTATTCGGTTGTGTGGTCTTCTCTG TTGTGCAGTACGGTTCCATACACGCATGATCATTTATTTTTTTCATGTCCTTTTGCGGTTCAAGTGTGGTCTTTAGTGCTGAAGCATATTGACTTCCCGATAACCACTCATGCTTGGAAGGATTTTACTTTGTTACGGGCTCCGTTTGCGAAAAGAAACGTTTCTAGGATTGTCATCATCAAGCTACCGTTTGCTGCTGAGGTGTATTTTATTTGGCAAGAGCGAAACCAAAGGTTGTTCAAGAAGGATAATCGTTCCTCAGTTCAAGCCTACGATTCGTTTTATTCTACTGTTCAGTTAAAATTGAAGAGCTTTAGGTGGAAGTCGACTGCTAGCGCGTTAGACTAA